One segment of Rhodopirellula baltica SH 1 DNA contains the following:
- the lepA gene encoding translation elongation factor 4, translated as MKHIRNFCIIAHIDHGKSTLADRLIQSCGGVTQREFHDQMLDSMDIERERGITIKSNTVTLNYTAKDGEAYQLNLIDTPGHVDFSHEVRRSLMACEGALMVVDASQGVEAQTVANLYLALEYDLELLPVINKIDLPAADVDRVRGEIDEDLGLDPFVAIPVSAKTGQGIEDVLEGIVKNLPAPKGDPKAPLKALVFDAFFDKYRGVILQCRVMEGTLKPKDEIHFMHADRDFTVDELGYNQFKLVPKKELTAGEVGYIVAGVKTVQDIEIGDTITLANRPADEPIPGYQPARQVVFSSVYPMSTDEYQDLTKALEKLSINDAALTFEKDSSAALGFGYRCGFLGLLHLDVVQERLQREFDIGLVISAPSVQYKIKLKDGTTQDVDNPTYWPDPSTIDSVSEPYIKAQILIPEEYVGPVMELCREHRSESQTMNYLSAGRLEVTSEMPLGEVLFDFYGKLKMITRGYGSFDYVPIEYRKTDIVKVDILVNKEPVDALAYLVHRDKSRARAMHYCEQLAEAIPRHQFKIPIQGAIGGTVIARTTIAPYRKDVTAKLYGGDVSRKKKLLEKQKKGKAKMKQFGSVNIPQKAFISVLRTDKD; from the coding sequence ATGAAACATATCCGCAATTTTTGCATCATCGCCCACATCGATCACGGTAAATCCACCCTGGCGGACCGGTTGATTCAGTCATGCGGCGGTGTGACTCAACGTGAGTTTCACGACCAAATGCTCGATTCGATGGACATCGAACGGGAACGAGGCATCACGATCAAAAGCAACACGGTCACGCTGAACTACACCGCAAAAGACGGTGAGGCGTACCAACTGAACTTGATCGACACCCCCGGCCACGTCGATTTTTCCCACGAAGTCCGCCGATCGTTGATGGCCTGCGAAGGTGCCCTGATGGTCGTCGATGCCTCCCAAGGGGTTGAGGCTCAAACCGTCGCCAACCTGTACTTGGCCCTCGAATACGACCTGGAACTATTGCCGGTCATCAACAAAATTGATTTGCCCGCCGCCGATGTCGACCGCGTTCGCGGAGAAATCGATGAGGACCTGGGGCTCGATCCCTTTGTCGCGATTCCAGTTTCCGCCAAAACCGGCCAGGGAATCGAAGACGTTCTCGAAGGAATCGTCAAGAACTTGCCCGCGCCGAAAGGCGATCCGAAGGCACCGCTGAAGGCACTCGTCTTTGATGCGTTCTTTGACAAGTATCGCGGCGTGATCCTGCAATGCCGTGTCATGGAAGGAACCCTCAAACCCAAAGACGAGATCCACTTCATGCACGCCGATCGCGACTTCACCGTCGATGAACTCGGCTACAACCAATTCAAACTGGTACCGAAGAAAGAATTGACCGCTGGTGAAGTCGGCTACATCGTCGCTGGTGTGAAAACGGTTCAGGACATCGAGATCGGGGACACAATCACGCTGGCGAATCGACCAGCAGACGAACCGATCCCCGGTTATCAACCGGCACGCCAAGTCGTGTTCTCATCGGTTTACCCAATGAGCACCGACGAATACCAAGACCTCACCAAGGCTCTTGAAAAGCTCTCGATTAACGACGCCGCACTGACCTTTGAAAAGGACAGCTCCGCCGCTCTTGGATTTGGATACCGCTGCGGGTTCCTCGGCTTGCTGCATTTGGATGTGGTTCAAGAACGATTGCAACGAGAGTTTGACATCGGGTTGGTCATTTCCGCCCCATCGGTGCAGTACAAAATCAAACTCAAGGACGGCACGACACAGGACGTCGACAACCCAACCTACTGGCCCGATCCCTCGACGATCGATTCCGTCAGCGAGCCTTATATCAAGGCCCAGATTCTGATTCCGGAAGAGTACGTTGGCCCGGTGATGGAACTTTGCCGCGAGCATCGCAGCGAGAGCCAAACGATGAACTACCTGTCGGCCGGACGCTTGGAAGTCACCAGCGAAATGCCTCTCGGGGAAGTCTTGTTCGACTTCTATGGCAAACTGAAGATGATCACTCGCGGGTATGGCTCGTTCGACTACGTGCCAATCGAGTACCGCAAAACCGACATCGTCAAAGTCGACATCTTGGTCAACAAAGAACCGGTCGACGCACTCGCTTACCTCGTGCACCGTGACAAATCACGCGCCCGTGCAATGCACTACTGCGAGCAACTCGCCGAAGCGATTCCTCGTCACCAGTTCAAGATCCCAATCCAAGGTGCGATCGGCGGCACCGTGATCGCGCGAACCACCATCGCTCCATATCGCAAAGACGTGACCGCGAAACTTTACGGTGGTGACGTCAGCCGCAAGAAGAAGCTTTTGGAGAAGCAGAAGAAAGGCAAAGCCAAGATGAAACAGTTTGGCAGCGTCAACATCCCACAAAAAGCCTTCATCTCCGTGCTCCGCACCGACAAAGACTAA
- a CDS encoding 3-deoxy-D-manno-octulosonic acid transferase: protein MWLNFAYAAALTAVSPLVLHRMIRHGRYRRGIGQKLLGLSSDRAAEIRGDAERTIWLHAVSVGEVNLLPELDRRLKKLHPEIALAISSSTDTGYDLARKHFGDERVFFCPFDFTWTVRRTLKNLRCEQLVLAELELWPNLIRCAKEANCSVRVINGRLGQTSAARYQQFAKLLRSTFARLDAVGCQDTSAAERFVACGVPSENVTVTGSLKFDNAPRTRDTTEVNERINWSGMDPWHRVWCFGSTQAGEEAMALRVYQRLRSKHPELRLILVPRHVERFEEVASLIQSQGLSAVRRSSNDSQYADQWESEEVILIDTIGELRHWWGVGQIATVGGSFGDRGGQNMLEPAGYGCAVSFGPNTKNFDTIAKQLIAAEAAVRVANETELEQFVSRCLTDIPAADSLGQSARDLVNQHRGAYQKTLEMLIPMQVQSRQKAA, encoded by the coding sequence ATGTGGCTCAACTTCGCCTATGCCGCTGCACTGACCGCGGTCTCGCCGTTGGTGCTGCATCGGATGATCCGCCACGGTCGCTATCGCCGTGGCATCGGCCAAAAACTGTTGGGGCTTTCATCGGACCGCGCCGCTGAAATTCGCGGTGATGCCGAACGAACGATTTGGTTGCACGCGGTCAGCGTCGGCGAAGTCAATTTGCTTCCCGAGTTGGATCGCCGGCTGAAGAAACTGCACCCCGAGATTGCGCTCGCGATCAGTTCTTCAACGGACACCGGTTACGACCTCGCTCGCAAGCACTTTGGTGATGAACGAGTCTTCTTTTGCCCATTCGATTTCACTTGGACCGTTCGCCGCACACTGAAGAACCTGCGATGCGAGCAATTGGTTTTGGCGGAACTCGAATTGTGGCCCAACCTGATTCGCTGTGCCAAGGAAGCGAACTGTTCCGTTCGAGTCATCAATGGTCGGCTCGGCCAAACCAGTGCGGCACGTTATCAGCAATTCGCGAAACTTCTGCGTTCGACGTTCGCACGTTTGGATGCCGTTGGCTGCCAAGACACCTCAGCCGCTGAGCGTTTTGTGGCCTGCGGAGTCCCATCCGAAAACGTCACCGTCACGGGGTCTCTGAAATTCGACAACGCACCTCGCACTCGTGACACGACTGAGGTCAACGAGCGCATCAACTGGTCGGGGATGGATCCTTGGCACCGGGTGTGGTGCTTTGGCAGCACGCAGGCCGGTGAAGAAGCGATGGCACTACGTGTCTATCAACGTCTTCGATCAAAGCATCCGGAACTTCGGTTGATTTTGGTGCCACGTCACGTGGAACGATTTGAAGAAGTCGCATCACTGATTCAGTCGCAAGGTTTGTCGGCCGTTCGCCGCAGCAGTAATGACAGCCAATACGCTGACCAATGGGAATCGGAAGAAGTCATCTTGATCGACACCATTGGTGAACTTCGTCACTGGTGGGGCGTCGGTCAAATCGCGACGGTCGGTGGCAGCTTTGGTGATCGCGGCGGCCAAAACATGTTGGAACCCGCCGGTTATGGATGTGCCGTTTCGTTCGGCCCCAACACGAAGAACTTCGACACGATCGCGAAACAATTGATCGCCGCCGAGGCAGCCGTGCGAGTGGCGAATGAAACAGAACTCGAACAATTTGTTTCACGCTGTCTGACCGACATTCCAGCTGCCGATTCCCTTGGCCAATCCGCTCGCGACTTGGTCAACCAGCACCGAGGTGCGTATCAGAAAACGCTTGAGATGTTGATTCCAATGCAAGTTCAGTCACGTCAAAAAGCCGCTTAA
- the secA gene encoding preprotein translocase subunit SecA, producing MSILERLWDLLGLVFGSTFERVGSLATSVFGSANARQVAKLQESADRITAMEPKFAAMSDEELRDQTVLFRKRLREGETLDDIMEEAFAVCREGGKRFLGMRHYDVQLIGGMVLHSGAIGEMVTGEGKTLVATLPAYLNALEAKGVHVITVNDYLARRDMEWMAPLYMNLGLTVDAIQSGMSTSEKQAAYQCDITYGTNNEFGFDYLRDNMRPAAKGDDRFPSEVQQCQGPLNYAIIDEVDNILIDEARTPLIISGPADLDLGRYGEADRVARQLKKEEHFTVDEKQHNVTLTDEGVRAAEELAGVESFYTAGNMEWPHLIDNALKAHYLYKLDVNYVVKDKQVVIVDEFTGRLMDGRQWSDGLHQAVEAKEGVPIKQETQTFATASLQNIFKMYKKLSGMTGTAMTEADEFWKIYKLDVVAIPTHRGLQRIEHPDLIYLTEKDKFKAIADDVERTHKWDVVVLKDGTEIWGNIKSETDSVVELLPKGEKQTESFSHEKIVAIERAGRPVLVGTVSIEKSERLSALLERRGIKHDVLNAKQHGREADIVSQAGRIGAVTIATNMAGRGTDIILGGNPETLAWSQLQHKYPTRLEVPDAEWKALVDEIDERENMSAEGKIVREIGGLYVLGTERHESRRIDLQLRGRCGRQGDPGGSRFFLSLEDDLMRIFAGDFVKSMMERMGMKEGEAIESSLVTRRIAAAQKKVEERNFEIRKSLLEYDEVMDEQRKRVYRYRQNLLDGHSSREMLLTLIHNEIQSQVETFLDPNYGVDTFSTFAGGKLGCQLDARDFQNMDFEMADTYAKDQAERASEVTVAEAVEENLPESMEDEWNWKAMATWANTHLGTNYQDHQLKNKDREEMIDELIAHAHKQIEETDLSEGEPLLEADYGLRVLCAWMRHKFGIETTPEEFRDVEDRRKVTEELNRRAEAAYTEKEAEYPVLTGISRFTDKQGAQVSLDREGLVDWVHGRFNHELSVDEVKLNRDDLKVQLIQYSKQTASASGGMHAQAAEKVEDLFGRADADVTASLASGQSGKLEALATWLQEELGNRNTAEDLSRMNRAELTLAVNGAVDDKFHPEMRRMERQILLNIVDDSWKNHLLTMDHLRSSVGLKGYAQMDPKVEYKREGMRLFESMWDSIGERVTDLIFRMESFNDDFIRSTWVDARTRHDDAHEAGRSAQQAAQMESNTAAQRAAAGSEGRAEGSVDTVRVEEPRIGRNAPCPCGSGKKYKSCCMRRDG from the coding sequence ATGTCCATCCTGGAACGTCTTTGGGACCTCCTTGGCCTCGTCTTCGGTAGCACGTTCGAACGTGTTGGCAGCCTGGCCACCAGCGTGTTTGGCTCCGCCAATGCCCGACAAGTTGCGAAACTGCAGGAATCCGCCGACCGAATCACGGCGATGGAACCCAAGTTCGCGGCGATGTCCGACGAGGAACTTCGCGATCAAACCGTCTTGTTCCGCAAGCGACTTCGCGAAGGCGAAACGCTAGACGACATCATGGAAGAGGCATTCGCGGTTTGCCGTGAAGGCGGCAAGCGATTCCTCGGAATGCGTCACTACGACGTTCAGTTGATCGGTGGCATGGTGCTGCACTCTGGCGCGATCGGCGAAATGGTCACCGGGGAAGGTAAAACCCTGGTCGCGACCCTGCCCGCCTACCTGAACGCTTTGGAAGCCAAAGGCGTTCACGTCATCACGGTCAACGATTACTTGGCCCGTCGTGACATGGAATGGATGGCTCCGCTGTACATGAACCTCGGCCTGACCGTCGATGCGATCCAGTCCGGCATGTCGACCAGCGAGAAACAAGCCGCCTACCAGTGCGACATCACATACGGAACCAACAACGAATTCGGTTTCGATTACTTGCGTGACAACATGCGTCCGGCCGCCAAGGGCGACGATCGATTCCCAAGTGAAGTGCAACAATGCCAAGGCCCACTGAACTACGCCATCATTGACGAAGTTGACAATATTCTGATCGATGAAGCTCGGACGCCGCTGATCATCAGCGGACCCGCCGACTTGGATTTGGGGCGTTATGGCGAAGCCGATCGTGTCGCTCGACAATTGAAGAAGGAAGAACACTTCACCGTCGACGAAAAACAACACAACGTCACGCTGACCGATGAAGGCGTTCGTGCGGCCGAAGAATTGGCCGGCGTGGAAAGCTTCTACACCGCGGGCAACATGGAATGGCCGCACCTGATCGACAACGCTCTCAAAGCACATTACCTGTACAAGTTGGACGTCAACTACGTCGTCAAAGACAAACAGGTCGTCATCGTCGACGAGTTCACCGGTCGATTGATGGACGGACGGCAGTGGAGCGATGGTTTGCACCAAGCCGTCGAAGCCAAAGAAGGCGTGCCGATCAAGCAAGAAACACAAACGTTCGCCACCGCTTCGCTGCAGAACATCTTCAAGATGTACAAAAAGCTGTCCGGGATGACCGGTACGGCAATGACCGAAGCCGACGAATTCTGGAAGATCTACAAACTCGATGTGGTCGCGATTCCCACGCACCGTGGACTGCAACGGATCGAGCATCCCGATTTGATTTACTTGACCGAAAAGGACAAGTTCAAAGCCATCGCCGACGACGTCGAACGTACTCACAAATGGGACGTTGTGGTTCTGAAAGACGGCACGGAGATTTGGGGCAACATCAAATCCGAAACCGATTCAGTCGTTGAACTGCTGCCCAAAGGCGAGAAGCAAACCGAATCGTTCTCTCACGAAAAGATTGTTGCGATCGAGCGTGCCGGTCGTCCGGTTCTGGTCGGTACGGTCAGCATCGAAAAGAGCGAACGCCTCTCGGCACTGCTGGAACGCCGCGGCATCAAACACGACGTTCTGAACGCGAAACAACACGGCCGAGAAGCCGACATTGTTTCACAAGCCGGTCGGATCGGCGCGGTCACCATCGCAACGAACATGGCCGGTCGTGGTACCGACATTATCTTGGGCGGTAATCCCGAGACACTCGCCTGGTCTCAACTGCAACACAAATACCCGACGCGTTTGGAAGTGCCAGACGCCGAATGGAAAGCGCTCGTCGACGAAATCGACGAACGCGAAAACATGAGTGCCGAAGGCAAGATCGTTCGCGAAATCGGCGGTCTGTATGTGCTCGGTACCGAGCGACACGAATCACGTCGAATTGACTTGCAGCTTCGCGGTCGTTGCGGTCGTCAGGGCGATCCCGGCGGCAGCCGCTTCTTCTTGTCACTCGAAGACGACTTGATGCGGATCTTTGCTGGCGACTTTGTCAAAAGCATGATGGAACGCATGGGCATGAAAGAAGGCGAAGCCATCGAATCATCCCTCGTCACTCGCCGAATCGCCGCGGCTCAAAAGAAGGTCGAAGAACGCAACTTCGAAATTCGAAAGAGCCTGCTCGAGTACGACGAAGTGATGGACGAACAACGCAAACGCGTTTACCGCTATCGCCAAAACCTTCTCGACGGGCACAGCTCTCGCGAGATGCTGCTGACGTTGATCCACAACGAAATTCAATCGCAAGTCGAAACGTTCCTCGATCCCAACTACGGCGTCGACACGTTCTCGACCTTCGCCGGCGGAAAGTTGGGTTGCCAATTGGACGCACGCGATTTCCAGAACATGGATTTCGAAATGGCGGATACCTACGCGAAGGATCAAGCCGAACGTGCTTCCGAAGTCACCGTCGCCGAAGCCGTGGAAGAGAACCTTCCTGAATCAATGGAAGACGAGTGGAACTGGAAGGCCATGGCGACTTGGGCCAACACTCACTTGGGCACGAATTACCAAGACCACCAGCTGAAGAACAAAGATCGCGAAGAGATGATCGACGAGTTGATCGCTCACGCGCACAAGCAAATCGAAGAGACGGATCTGAGCGAAGGCGAACCATTGTTGGAGGCCGACTATGGCCTTCGAGTCCTTTGCGCCTGGATGCGCCATAAATTTGGAATCGAAACCACGCCGGAAGAATTCCGCGATGTGGAAGATCGTCGCAAGGTTACCGAGGAACTCAACCGACGTGCCGAAGCGGCCTACACCGAGAAAGAAGCCGAGTACCCGGTCCTGACCGGCATCTCGCGATTCACTGACAAACAGGGTGCCCAAGTCTCGCTGGACCGTGAAGGTTTGGTCGATTGGGTACACGGTCGCTTCAACCATGAACTCAGCGTCGATGAGGTCAAACTGAACCGCGACGACCTGAAGGTTCAATTGATTCAGTACAGCAAGCAAACCGCCAGTGCCTCTGGTGGAATGCACGCTCAAGCCGCCGAGAAAGTCGAAGATCTGTTCGGTCGAGCCGACGCTGATGTAACGGCCTCACTTGCCAGCGGACAATCCGGCAAACTGGAAGCCTTGGCGACTTGGTTGCAAGAAGAACTCGGCAATCGAAACACCGCCGAGGACCTTTCGCGAATGAACCGCGCCGAGCTGACCTTGGCCGTCAATGGTGCCGTCGACGACAAATTCCACCCCGAGATGCGTCGGATGGAACGGCAGATCCTGCTGAACATCGTCGACGACTCGTGGAAGAACCACTTGCTGACGATGGACCATTTGCGAAGCAGCGTCGGATTGAAGGGCTACGCCCAAATGGACCCCAAGGTCGAATACAAACGCGAAGGCATGCGTCTGTTTGAATCCATGTGGGATTCAATCGGCGAACGAGTGACCGACCTCATTTTCCGCATGGAGTCTTTTAACGATGACTTCATTCGCAGCACGTGGGTCGACGCGAGAACGCGTCATGACGACGCCCATGAAGCAGGCCGATCAGCTCAGCAAGCTGCCCAAATGGAATCCAACACCGCTGCACAACGTGCCGCCGCGGGAAGCGAAGGACGAGCCGAAGGCAGCGTCGACACCGTGCGAGTCGAAGAGCCTCGGATTGGTCGAAACGCACCGTGCCCCTGTGGCAGCGGCAAGAAGTACAAGAGCTGCTGCATGCGTCGCGACGGCTGA
- a CDS encoding Nif3-like dinuclear metal center hexameric protein: protein MSPTIESICQSLSAIAPLKLAEEWDNVGLLLGDRSAEAHRILTCLTITPAVVEEATELAANLIVAHHPLPFKPMARITTDSAASAMVWNLCRAGIAVYSAHTAYDSARLGINEQWANRLDLTSIKPLTPSLDDPTLGSGRYGELSEPMTAREFLSFAAKSCGSTRPRLVGDFDRSIRRVAIGCGSGGSFVGAARRKGCDVLLTGEATLHTCLEAENTGLTMALVGHHASERFAMETLAEQLLREIQPLHETFAGDQDSSPPDPSGNWVRSSQRERDPIAVDPISLNP, encoded by the coding sequence GTGTCTCCCACCATCGAATCCATTTGCCAATCCCTCTCCGCCATCGCTCCATTGAAGCTGGCGGAAGAATGGGACAACGTTGGTCTGCTGTTGGGAGACCGCTCGGCGGAAGCCCACCGGATTCTGACCTGTTTGACAATCACTCCGGCGGTGGTCGAAGAAGCGACCGAGCTGGCGGCGAATCTGATCGTCGCCCATCACCCGTTGCCATTCAAACCGATGGCTCGGATCACGACCGATTCGGCCGCCTCAGCGATGGTTTGGAATCTGTGTCGAGCCGGAATCGCGGTTTACAGTGCCCACACCGCTTACGATTCCGCTCGTTTGGGCATCAACGAACAGTGGGCAAATCGTCTCGATCTGACCTCGATCAAGCCCCTGACTCCGTCGTTGGACGACCCAACGCTCGGTTCGGGCCGCTACGGCGAGCTTTCTGAGCCGATGACGGCGAGAGAGTTTTTGAGCTTTGCTGCAAAATCGTGCGGCTCAACTCGGCCTCGTTTGGTCGGCGATTTTGACCGCTCAATCCGGCGTGTTGCCATCGGTTGCGGCAGTGGAGGCTCGTTCGTTGGTGCCGCCCGCCGAAAGGGATGTGACGTGCTGCTGACTGGTGAAGCCACCCTGCACACGTGTTTGGAGGCGGAAAACACGGGATTAACGATGGCTTTGGTCGGACACCACGCCAGCGAACGCTTCGCCATGGAAACGCTGGCCGAACAACTGCTCCGTGAGATCCAGCCCCTGCACGAAACCTTTGCCGGCGACCAGGATTCGTCGCCCCCGGACCCGTCGGGCAATTGGGTCCGTAGTAGCCAACGCGAACGAGATCCGATCGCAGTTGACCCAATTTCTCTGAACCCGTAA
- a CDS encoding tetratricopeptide repeat protein — MRIQNPTRRPLKMVVCFLVGSTLLVPLAGLLGPGGGSFVSNTAMADSEWLRTVPVVDDEEIAELIEGLGSQSYATRVRCRQRLSRIGLAAFDALRQARDHPDNEIAIVARKLTSGVEVPWAVSTDSPIVQEILNEYGSRSVLARRQRIGRLAALPTMEAFPALVRLTRYEPEPKLSRFAAMALLAQPVRATNELRSEWTTANADANTAGSRDDWLGLSAYDRSLMVTHLQQVFAKDTEFSGQWMLQYASELESGRFEPEGWAELIEAMESSWDIDEGASEQNAARGAIAAGATISGDEMFRLTWLNAERARVLGQIDDASQFFTRHIDVIPPRTRELTDAALWAIDHRLFDVITAAHAKHQSLFEKSPSLLYASAEALLESGQPELAVERTEQALALNPVVNSEDPEQPQLHPVLLESHAKAHLRIAANLIERGLSDWAQAEYRKLIDELPLHDVDSTTARWELSEHLAELQQPAEVVALLQPLVDRMEKDDDFRHKLMAHDFDYQSLRSHLDFQAGLDLANKGDPAAASERMQNAFSMNPENIDILIAMYRLDWNEEWKVDVIGQIESVLAEIDEDIDETQQTFRETGNGRPGRQTAIREMLLANFYNQYAWLVSNTEGDYDLALKRSIESLEMSPGSDALLDTCGRCYYAVGNLPAAIVTQRKAVELTPNSPPLRRQLKMFEEAWLDANPGKSLQELPEVELPIAKASPQELTDRQRRLGVVPPDGPLSFLDN, encoded by the coding sequence ATGCGAATCCAAAATCCCACCCGTCGACCTCTGAAGATGGTGGTTTGCTTCCTGGTGGGGAGCACGCTGCTCGTCCCATTGGCGGGTTTGCTCGGGCCCGGTGGCGGATCGTTTGTCAGCAACACGGCGATGGCCGATAGCGAATGGCTTCGAACGGTGCCCGTCGTCGATGATGAAGAAATTGCCGAACTGATCGAGGGATTGGGATCACAAAGTTACGCGACTCGTGTGCGTTGCCGTCAACGATTGTCGAGAATCGGTTTGGCCGCTTTTGACGCGTTGCGACAGGCCCGCGACCATCCCGACAACGAAATTGCGATTGTGGCTCGCAAGTTGACCAGCGGTGTCGAGGTGCCTTGGGCGGTCAGTACGGACTCGCCAATCGTTCAAGAGATTCTCAATGAATATGGTTCACGTTCCGTCTTGGCCCGCCGACAACGCATCGGACGATTGGCGGCGCTTCCAACGATGGAGGCTTTCCCCGCGCTGGTGCGTTTGACTCGTTATGAACCCGAGCCCAAGCTCAGCCGTTTTGCGGCGATGGCTTTATTAGCACAACCTGTTCGGGCGACGAATGAGTTGCGTTCCGAATGGACCACGGCAAATGCAGATGCGAATACTGCGGGCTCGCGAGACGATTGGTTGGGACTGAGTGCCTACGATCGGTCATTGATGGTGACGCACTTGCAACAAGTCTTCGCCAAGGACACTGAGTTCAGCGGTCAGTGGATGCTCCAGTACGCAAGCGAGTTGGAATCCGGACGTTTCGAACCGGAAGGCTGGGCCGAGCTGATTGAAGCGATGGAATCCAGTTGGGACATCGATGAAGGTGCGTCGGAACAAAACGCGGCTCGTGGTGCGATTGCTGCCGGAGCGACGATCAGCGGCGATGAAATGTTTCGACTGACTTGGTTGAACGCGGAGAGGGCTCGCGTGCTGGGACAGATCGACGATGCCTCACAATTTTTTACGCGGCACATCGATGTGATTCCGCCACGCACACGAGAGTTGACCGATGCGGCATTGTGGGCGATTGATCACAGGTTGTTTGATGTCATCACAGCGGCGCACGCCAAGCATCAGTCACTGTTCGAGAAGTCGCCTTCGTTGTTGTACGCATCCGCCGAGGCGTTGTTGGAATCGGGGCAGCCGGAGTTGGCTGTTGAACGAACCGAACAGGCGTTGGCATTGAACCCGGTGGTCAATTCAGAAGACCCAGAACAACCACAATTGCATCCCGTCCTGCTGGAAAGTCATGCCAAGGCTCACTTGCGTATCGCGGCAAATCTAATCGAACGTGGTTTGTCGGATTGGGCTCAGGCCGAGTACCGCAAACTGATCGATGAATTGCCATTGCACGATGTGGATTCCACGACAGCCCGTTGGGAGTTGTCCGAACATCTCGCGGAGTTGCAGCAGCCTGCTGAAGTGGTCGCTTTGTTGCAACCGCTCGTGGATCGGATGGAGAAAGACGACGACTTTCGGCACAAGTTGATGGCTCACGATTTTGATTATCAGTCGCTCCGCAGTCATTTGGATTTTCAGGCCGGACTGGATTTGGCGAACAAAGGCGATCCGGCGGCTGCCAGCGAACGGATGCAAAACGCTTTCTCAATGAACCCAGAGAACATTGATATTTTGATCGCGATGTATCGCCTGGATTGGAATGAAGAATGGAAGGTTGATGTGATCGGCCAAATTGAATCGGTATTGGCTGAGATCGATGAAGACATCGATGAGACGCAGCAAACGTTTCGCGAGACCGGCAACGGTCGTCCGGGACGCCAAACCGCGATTCGCGAAATGTTGTTGGCGAATTTCTACAACCAATACGCTTGGTTGGTGAGCAATACCGAAGGCGACTATGACCTAGCTCTCAAACGCAGCATCGAGTCGTTGGAGATGAGCCCCGGCAGCGACGCGTTGCTGGATACATGTGGTCGTTGCTATTACGCGGTGGGGAATCTGCCCGCCGCGATCGTGACTCAGCGAAAGGCGGTTGAGTTGACCCCGAACTCTCCTCCGCTCAGACGTCAGCTCAAGATGTTTGAAGAGGCTTGGTTGGATGCGAACCCGGGCAAGTCACTGCAGGAGCTTCCTGAGGTCGAGCTTCCAATCGCAAAAGCTTCGCCGCAGGAGCTAACCGACCGGCAACGTCGACTCGGTGTGGTACCTCCCGATGGACCCCTGAGTTTTTTGGACAATTGA